A window of the Blattabacterium cuenoti genome harbors these coding sequences:
- the dnaK gene encoding molecular chaperone DnaK, with protein sequence MSKIIGIDLGTTNSCVSVMEINDPVVIPNSEGKRTTPSIVAFVEGGERKIGDPAKRQAVTNPQKTIFSIKRFMGRMYSEVTEELKHIPYKIIKGGNNTPRVDIEKRLYAPQEISAMILQKMKKTAEDYLGEEVNRAVITVPAYFNDAQRQATKEAGEIAGLKVERIINEPTAAALAYGLDKSNQNKKIVVYDLGGGTFDVSILELGDGVFEVLSTNGDTHLGGDDFDQVIINYLANEFKSKEGLDLRKDPMALQRLKEASEKAKIELSSSNQTEINLPYITATESGPKHLVLTLIRSKFEQLSEKLIQRSIDPCSKALKDANLTTKDIDEVILVGGSTRMPKVQEEVEKFFDKKPSKGVNPDEVVAVGAAIQGGVLTGDVQNVLLLDVTPLSLGIETLGGVFTKLIESNTTIPTKKSEIFSTASDNQSAVTIRVGQGERSMFNDNKEIGRFDLVDIPPAPRGTPQIEVTFDIDANGILNVSAKNKGTGKEQSIRIETSSGLNQEEIEKMKKEAKENAQKDEKIKKEIEKLNTADNQIFQSEKQLKDYENKLSENNKKNIKDSLEKLKNAHSKKDFISIDNYMKKLNEAWNNASQEIYSTENTNKNNQSNKKENENEEKSSKGNENVQDVDYEEVK encoded by the coding sequence ATGAGTAAAATTATAGGTATAGATTTAGGTACAACAAATTCTTGTGTTTCCGTTATGGAAATCAATGATCCTGTTGTTATCCCTAATTCAGAAGGAAAAAGAACTACTCCATCTATAGTCGCTTTTGTAGAAGGAGGAGAAAGAAAAATAGGAGATCCCGCTAAAAGACAAGCGGTAACTAATCCGCAAAAAACTATTTTTTCAATCAAAAGATTTATGGGAAGAATGTACTCAGAAGTCACTGAGGAACTTAAACATATACCTTATAAAATAATAAAAGGAGGGAACAATACTCCTCGTGTTGATATAGAAAAAAGATTATATGCTCCACAGGAAATATCTGCAATGATTTTACAAAAAATGAAAAAAACAGCTGAAGATTATCTAGGAGAAGAAGTTAACAGAGCCGTAATTACGGTACCTGCTTATTTTAACGATGCACAAAGACAAGCAACTAAAGAAGCTGGAGAAATAGCAGGATTAAAAGTAGAAAGAATTATAAATGAGCCTACTGCTGCTGCTTTGGCTTATGGTTTAGACAAAAGCAATCAAAATAAAAAAATTGTTGTATATGATTTAGGAGGTGGCACTTTTGATGTTTCTATCCTAGAATTAGGAGATGGAGTTTTTGAAGTTTTATCTACTAATGGGGATACTCATTTAGGTGGAGATGATTTTGATCAAGTTATCATTAATTATTTAGCAAATGAATTCAAATCAAAAGAAGGATTAGATCTAAGAAAGGATCCTATGGCTTTACAACGTCTGAAAGAAGCATCTGAAAAAGCTAAAATTGAGTTATCTTCTTCAAATCAAACCGAAATAAATCTTCCGTATATTACGGCAACAGAATCAGGACCTAAACATTTAGTTTTAACCTTAATTCGTTCAAAATTTGAACAATTATCAGAAAAATTAATACAAAGGTCCATTGACCCTTGTTCTAAAGCATTGAAAGATGCAAATTTAACAACTAAAGATATAGATGAAGTAATTTTAGTAGGAGGATCTACTCGTATGCCAAAAGTACAAGAAGAAGTGGAAAAATTTTTTGATAAAAAACCTTCTAAAGGAGTGAATCCAGATGAAGTTGTAGCTGTTGGAGCTGCTATACAAGGGGGAGTATTAACAGGAGATGTACAAAATGTGTTATTATTAGATGTTACTCCTTTATCTTTAGGAATTGAAACTTTAGGAGGAGTATTTACTAAACTTATTGAATCTAACACGACAATACCTACTAAAAAATCAGAAATTTTTTCTACCGCATCTGATAATCAATCGGCAGTAACTATACGTGTAGGACAAGGAGAAAGATCTATGTTTAATGATAATAAAGAAATAGGTCGGTTTGACTTAGTAGATATACCACCAGCACCTAGAGGTACTCCTCAAATTGAAGTAACTTTTGATATAGATGCTAATGGTATTCTGAATGTTTCAGCAAAAAATAAAGGAACAGGAAAAGAACAATCTATACGTATTGAAACTTCTTCAGGTTTGAATCAAGAAGAAATAGAAAAAATGAAAAAAGAGGCAAAAGAAAATGCTCAAAAAGATGAAAAAATAAAAAAAGAAATTGAAAAATTAAATACAGCAGATAATCAGATTTTCCAATCTGAAAAACAATTGAAAGATTATGAAAATAAATTGTCTGAAAATAATAAAAAAAATATAAAAGATTCTTTAGAAAAGTTAAAAAATGCTCATTCTAAAAAAGATTTCATTTCTATTGATAATTATATGAAAAAATTAAACGAAGCTTGGAACAATGCTTCTCAAGAAATTTATAGCACAGAGAATACAAATAAAAATAATCAATCAAACAAAAAAGAGAATGAAAATGAAGAAAAAAGTAGCAAAGGTAATGAAAATGTACAAGATGTAGATTATGAAGAAGTAAAATAA
- a CDS encoding phosphatidate cytidylyltransferase: MKKKKNLNFLIRFFTGLIYVISIIFSIEKGEKTFRIVMMILSFLCLFEFLLILKTNITLIKVTSLFFLFSIFIDFFIEKEKGLIPYVICFIPYSIIFLVIQLFSKKNSHKEKIVEASYMIFGLVYIIMPFYLASYIYAIINNGKQLILGVFILIWTNDSLSYLIGKKWGKRKIAISISPKKSIEGVIGGFFFCIILGFFLYKIWGNKYWFILSFTVPIFSTIGDLVESTIKRSFRVKNSGIWFPGHGGFLDRLDSFIFVIPIIATVVTSLVYIF, encoded by the coding sequence ATGAAAAAAAAGAAAAACTTAAATTTTCTGATAAGGTTTTTTACTGGTTTGATTTATGTTATTTCAATTATTTTTTCTATAGAAAAAGGAGAAAAAACTTTTAGAATAGTAATGATGATTTTATCTTTTCTTTGTTTATTTGAATTTTTACTAATATTAAAAACAAACATTACTTTAATTAAAGTTACTTCTTTATTTTTTTTATTTTCTATTTTTATAGATTTTTTTATAGAAAAAGAAAAAGGATTAATTCCATATGTGATTTGTTTTATTCCTTATTCTATAATTTTTCTTGTAATTCAATTATTTTCCAAAAAAAATTCTCATAAAGAAAAAATAGTAGAAGCCAGTTATATGATTTTTGGATTGGTGTATATTATTATGCCATTTTATTTAGCATCTTACATATATGCGATTATTAATAATGGTAAACAATTAATTTTAGGTGTATTTATTTTAATATGGACAAATGATTCTCTATCTTATTTAATAGGAAAAAAATGGGGAAAAAGAAAAATAGCTATATCTATTTCTCCTAAAAAATCAATAGAAGGAGTCATTGGTGGTTTCTTTTTTTGTATAATACTAGGATTTTTTTTATATAAAATATGGGGAAATAAATATTGGTTTATTTTGTCTTTTACTGTTCCTATTTTTTCTACTATTGGAGATCTTGTGGAGTCAACCATTAAAAGATCTTTTAGGGTAAAAAATTCAGGGATTTGGTTTCCTGGACATGGTGGTTTTTTAGATAGATTAGATAGTTTTATTTTTGTTATCCCTATTATAGCTACTGTGGTAACTAGTCTCGTTTATATTTTCTAA
- a CDS encoding phosphatidylserine decarboxylase family protein: MISIHKEGIIFLGYTLVIILLLVIFSYFLLSRLICIFLSIFFIFFYLFLIFFFRNPKRNFLYKIHEKNYNQEIIVSPADGKILNIQKIFENEFLKKNCMCISIFMSPFNVHVNRFPVSGKIVYVKYHPGKYIIAWLPKASSYNEHTTTVVKTSKGNKILFRQIAGFLARRIVLYAKKNTIVKKGDELGFIKFGSRVDIFLPLNSIILVKKGEKVTGGETIISTVPS; the protein is encoded by the coding sequence ATGATTTCTATTCATAAAGAAGGAATTATATTTTTAGGATATACATTAGTAATAATATTATTATTAGTAATCTTTTCTTACTTTTTATTATCTAGATTGATTTGTATTTTTTTATCAATTTTTTTTATTTTTTTTTATCTTTTTCTGATTTTCTTTTTTAGAAATCCGAAAAGAAATTTTTTATATAAAATTCATGAAAAAAATTATAATCAAGAAATAATTGTTTCTCCTGCTGATGGAAAAATTTTGAATATACAAAAAATTTTCGAAAATGAATTTTTAAAAAAAAATTGTATGTGTATTTCTATTTTTATGTCTCCTTTCAATGTACATGTTAACAGGTTTCCTGTTTCTGGAAAAATTGTTTATGTAAAATACCATCCTGGAAAATATATAATAGCTTGGCTTCCTAAAGCTTCATCATATAATGAACACACAACAACAGTTGTGAAAACTAGTAAAGGAAATAAAATATTATTTCGACAAATAGCTGGTTTTTTAGCTAGACGCATTGTTCTTTATGCAAAAAAAAATACCATCGTAAAAAAAGGAGATGAACTTGGATTTATTAAATTTGGATCCAGAGTTGATATTTTTTTACCATTAAACTCTATAATTTTAGTGAAAAAGGGAGAAAAAGTTACTGGAGGAGAAACTATAATTTCTACTGTTCCATCATAA
- the rpsB gene encoding 30S ribosomal protein S2, which yields MKINTQDLLKAGVHFGHIARKWNPNMRPFIFMKKGGIHIIDLSKTILKLEEACDGLKKIAKNGKKILLVGTKAQAREKVFYYAKSINMPCITERWLGGLLTNFTTIRKSVKKMNNIEKMKKNGTFDTLSKKERLLIDRLYAKLYKNLGSISNMNHIPGGIFLVDPNKEKIALTEANKLKIPVFAMVDTNTNPNEVQYPIPSNDDSSKSIDIILKFVSEAIQHGISINRSEREEKNFINKKL from the coding sequence ATGAAAATAAATACTCAGGATTTATTGAAAGCTGGTGTTCATTTTGGGCATATTGCACGAAAATGGAATCCTAATATGCGGCCTTTCATTTTTATGAAAAAAGGAGGGATTCATATCATAGATTTATCAAAAACAATTTTAAAATTAGAGGAAGCTTGTGATGGGTTAAAAAAAATTGCAAAAAATGGAAAAAAAATATTGTTAGTGGGGACCAAAGCTCAAGCTAGAGAAAAAGTTTTCTATTATGCGAAAAGTATAAATATGCCTTGCATAACAGAAAGGTGGTTGGGTGGATTGCTTACAAATTTCACAACAATTCGTAAGTCTGTAAAAAAAATGAATAATATAGAAAAAATGAAAAAAAATGGGACTTTTGACACTTTATCTAAAAAGGAGAGATTATTAATTGATCGATTATACGCAAAATTATATAAAAATTTAGGAAGTATTTCAAATATGAATCATATACCTGGTGGTATTTTTTTGGTGGATCCAAATAAAGAAAAAATTGCTCTAACTGAAGCTAATAAATTAAAAATACCTGTTTTTGCTATGGTAGATACTAATACAAATCCTAATGAAGTTCAATATCCAATTCCTTCTAATGATGACTCTTCTAAATCTATAGATATTATTTTGAAATTTGTATCAGAGGCAATTCAACATGGAATTTCTATTAATAGAAGTGAACGTGAAGAGAAGAATTTTATAAATAAAAAATTATGA
- a CDS encoding biotin--[acetyl-CoA-carboxylase] ligase, translating into MKKFIWPINLIILKEINSTNQYARKYIHEKYNWMVIWTMNQTEGIGMNQNLWYVEKEKNLTFSIIFKPIQTLYITKIYAINIIISNAIHKTLSRYYNQKNKEKIWIKWPNDIIINNKKIGGILIENKIFEKKIHTTIIGIGLNVYQKKLQKEWHASSLKKIFNLNFDLDYLFYEIIYFIQKEYLFFTIYGDKFIRKYYISHLYLKDQISYFYIYKTNNYISGIIRSITDQGFLVIECNKKLYFFYHKEIEFLIP; encoded by the coding sequence TTGAAAAAATTTATTTGGCCTATAAATCTAATTATATTAAAAGAAATTAATTCTACAAATCAATATGCTAGAAAATATATTCATGAAAAGTATAATTGGATGGTCATTTGGACAATGAATCAAACCGAAGGAATAGGAATGAATCAAAATTTATGGTATGTAGAAAAAGAAAAAAATCTGACTTTTAGTATTATTTTTAAACCTATTCAAACTTTATATATAACAAAAATATATGCCATAAATATTATTATAAGTAATGCTATACATAAAACCTTATCTAGATATTATAATCAAAAAAATAAGGAAAAAATTTGGATCAAATGGCCTAACGATATTATTATAAATAATAAAAAAATAGGTGGCATTTTAATAGAAAATAAAATTTTTGAAAAAAAAATTCATACTACCATTATTGGTATAGGTTTAAATGTTTATCAAAAAAAACTTCAAAAAGAATGGCATGCATCTTCTTTAAAAAAGATTTTCAATCTAAATTTTGATTTAGATTATCTTTTTTATGAAATTATATATTTTATTCAAAAAGAATATCTTTTTTTTACGATTTACGGAGACAAATTTATACGAAAATATTACATTAGTCATTTATATTTAAAAGATCAAATTTCTTATTTTTATATTTATAAAACAAATAATTATATTTCAGGAATAATACGATCTATAACAGATCAAGGATTTTTAGTAATTGAATGTAATAAAAAACTCTATTTTTTTTATCATAAAGAAATAGAATTTCTTATTCCGTAG
- the ftsH gene encoding ATP-dependent zinc metalloprotease FtsH: MIDKKIKSKNNFFWVYAVIFAIFLGIFFFKSSFSNPRKIDQDTFFDILSRGEIQKIIVKHREIVYVYLKKEFLPFNNNPTRNIIKNNENDKRFITQPLQYEFEIGDLQFFQKKFEEYKKKYNLNTIIDFKNQQEYTITKFFFDYGIFFILLIIFWIFLFRRIGSTSGGPGGQIFNIGKSRAKLFDENDNVKITFKDVAGLEGAKEEVQEIVEFLKSPQKYTKLGGKIPKGALLIGPPGTGKTLLAKAVAGEAKVPFFSLSGSDFVEMFVGVGASRVRDLFEKAKEKSPCIIFIDEIDAIGRARGKSNIAGSNDERENTLNQLLTEMDGFGTHTNVIVLAATNRSDILDKALLRPGRFDRTILVDPPELNERKEIFRVHLKRLVLSDNVDIDFLARQTPGFSGADIANVCNESALIAARKDRNQIENQDFLDAIDRIIGGLEKKNKIIKPNEKKRIAYHEAGHATISWLLEHAAPLVKVTIVPRGRSLGSAWYLPEERQLTTPEQMKDEICALLAGRSAEEIIFSSISTGALNDLERVTKQAQSMVAIFGLNEKIGNISYYDSTGQNEFSFSKPYSEKTAQIIDEEISKIITEQYQRAKNILKNNEKKLSILANKLLEKEVIFREDLKKIFGERPYPDEIGDMLSSVSNISSS; this comes from the coding sequence ATGATAGACAAAAAAATAAAAAGTAAAAACAACTTTTTTTGGGTATATGCAGTCATATTTGCTATATTTTTGGGTATATTTTTTTTTAAATCTTCTTTTTCTAATCCTAGAAAAATAGATCAGGATACTTTTTTTGATATTCTTTCTAGAGGAGAAATCCAAAAAATTATAGTAAAACATAGAGAAATAGTATATGTTTATTTAAAGAAAGAATTTTTACCATTTAATAATAATCCTACTCGAAACATTATTAAAAATAATGAAAATGATAAAAGATTTATAACACAACCATTACAATATGAGTTTGAAATAGGGGATTTACAATTTTTTCAAAAAAAATTTGAGGAATATAAAAAAAAATATAATTTAAATACTATTATTGATTTTAAAAATCAGCAAGAATATACTATAACTAAATTTTTCTTTGATTATGGTATATTTTTTATATTATTAATTATTTTTTGGATTTTCTTGTTTAGGAGGATAGGGTCTACTAGTGGAGGCCCTGGAGGTCAAATATTTAATATAGGTAAATCTAGAGCTAAGTTATTTGATGAAAATGACAATGTAAAAATAACATTTAAAGATGTTGCCGGTTTAGAAGGAGCTAAAGAAGAAGTTCAAGAAATTGTAGAATTTCTAAAAAGCCCTCAAAAATATACTAAACTTGGAGGAAAAATCCCTAAAGGAGCTTTGTTGATTGGGCCACCAGGAACAGGAAAAACTTTATTAGCAAAAGCTGTAGCTGGGGAAGCAAAAGTTCCATTTTTTTCTTTATCAGGATCAGATTTTGTGGAAATGTTTGTAGGAGTAGGGGCTTCCAGAGTGAGAGATTTATTTGAAAAAGCTAAGGAAAAATCTCCATGTATAATATTCATTGATGAAATAGATGCAATAGGAAGAGCTCGTGGAAAAAGTAATATAGCTGGATCAAATGATGAAAGAGAAAATACTTTAAACCAACTTTTAACAGAAATGGATGGATTTGGTACTCATACTAATGTAATAGTATTAGCAGCTACTAATAGATCCGATATTTTGGATAAAGCTTTACTTCGTCCTGGTCGTTTTGACCGTACTATACTAGTAGATCCACCTGAATTAAATGAAAGAAAAGAAATATTTCGTGTACATCTTAAAAGATTAGTATTATCTGATAACGTAGATATAGATTTTTTAGCAAGACAAACTCCAGGGTTTAGTGGAGCAGATATAGCTAATGTTTGTAATGAATCAGCTCTTATTGCAGCAAGAAAAGATAGAAATCAAATAGAAAATCAAGATTTTCTTGATGCAATAGACCGTATTATTGGAGGTTTAGAAAAAAAGAATAAAATAATAAAACCAAATGAAAAAAAACGGATCGCTTATCATGAAGCGGGACATGCTACAATAAGTTGGTTGTTAGAACATGCTGCCCCTTTAGTAAAGGTAACCATAGTTCCAAGAGGAAGATCTTTAGGGTCAGCATGGTATCTTCCTGAAGAAAGACAACTAACTACTCCAGAACAAATGAAAGATGAGATATGTGCATTGTTAGCAGGAAGATCGGCAGAAGAAATTATTTTCAGTAGTATCTCTACTGGAGCTTTAAACGATTTAGAAAGAGTGACAAAACAAGCTCAATCTATGGTAGCTATTTTTGGATTAAATGAAAAAATTGGAAATATTTCTTATTATGATTCCACAGGACAAAATGAGTTTTCTTTTTCAAAGCCTTATAGTGAAAAAACTGCTCAAATTATAGATGAAGAAATATCTAAGATTATAACAGAACAATATCAAAGGGCTAAAAATATATTGAAAAACAATGAGAAAAAATTATCTATATTGGCTAACAAATTATTGGAAAAAGAAGTTATTTTTAGAGAGGATTTAAAAAAAATATTTGGAGAAAGGCCTTATCCTGATGAAATCGGTGATATGTTGAGTTCTGTTAGCAACATTTCTTCTTCTTGA
- the rsfS gene encoding ribosome silencing factor, whose product MLLDKIIEGIQTVKGKDVSIINLKNNKNFICDYFVICNGDSHNQVYAIFQSIEKITIENLEEKPWHVEGLKNREWILVDYISIVVHIFQKQLRFYYDIENLWNHNS is encoded by the coding sequence TTGTTATTAGATAAGATCATAGAAGGAATTCAAACGGTTAAAGGAAAAGATGTATCTATTATAAATTTAAAAAATAATAAAAATTTTATTTGTGATTATTTTGTTATTTGTAATGGAGACTCTCATAATCAAGTATATGCTATTTTTCAATCTATAGAAAAGATAACGATTGAAAACCTAGAGGAAAAACCTTGGCATGTAGAAGGGCTGAAAAATAGAGAATGGATTTTAGTTGATTATATTTCTATTGTTGTTCATATTTTTCAAAAACAATTGAGATTTTATTATGATATAGAAAATCTTTGGAATCATAATTCATAA
- the tsf gene encoding translation elongation factor Ts — protein MKISVQKINELRKITGIGIMDCKKALILSHGEIDKAILFLRKKGEKVAMNRSSYKMKEGAIIASVNLNYCIGTIIGISCETDFLSKSSEFLDFLSALAKKSFLFDNKNDFLCNSYNEHGNIQEMIVNKMGVVGEKLELKIFEKINSPFIMNYTHNTNKIGVLVGFSTKINIYVAKDIAMHIAAMNPIAISKKEIPNSLMNEETEIIKEQVQKKNRNKSDSIKEKILQGRINKFVEENTLLNQKFIKNSKITVQEYLNQHNQNLKINIFKRVSI, from the coding sequence ATGAAAATTTCTGTACAAAAAATTAATGAACTTAGAAAAATAACAGGGATTGGAATAATGGATTGTAAAAAAGCGTTAATCCTTTCTCATGGAGAAATTGATAAAGCTATCCTTTTTTTAAGAAAAAAAGGAGAAAAAGTAGCAATGAATCGTTCTTCATATAAAATGAAAGAAGGGGCGATTATTGCTTCTGTTAATTTAAATTATTGTATCGGAACAATTATAGGAATTAGTTGTGAAACTGATTTTTTATCCAAAAGTTCCGAATTCTTGGATTTTTTATCTGCGCTTGCAAAAAAATCGTTTTTATTTGATAATAAAAACGATTTTTTATGTAATTCATATAATGAACACGGAAATATACAGGAAATGATTGTAAATAAGATGGGAGTTGTAGGGGAAAAATTAGAATTAAAAATTTTTGAAAAAATAAATTCTCCATTTATTATGAATTATACTCACAATACAAATAAAATCGGAGTATTAGTTGGTTTTTCTACTAAAATAAATATATATGTAGCGAAGGATATAGCAATGCATATAGCTGCGATGAATCCTATAGCAATTAGTAAAAAAGAAATACCCAATTCATTAATGAATGAAGAAACTGAAATTATTAAAGAGCAAGTTCAAAAAAAAAATAGAAATAAATCTGATTCTATAAAAGAAAAAATACTTCAAGGTCGAATCAATAAATTTGTAGAAGAAAACACTCTCCTTAATCAAAAATTTATAAAAAACAGTAAAATAACTGTTCAAGAATATTTAAATCAACATAATCAAAATCTAAAAATAAATATTTTTAAAAGAGTAAGTATTTAA
- the rplM gene encoding 50S ribosomal protein L13, whose protein sequence is MDFLSFKTISAKESSIIKLKSWIIIDATNQILGRLSTKIACIIMGKHKPFFSSHINCGDHVIVINSNKIKLTGKKWKDKKYIYHTGYPGGRKMIPIQNLLNKDSRNIIYKSVKGMLPKNRLGRLILKNLYVYPKSEHKHKAQKPILLK, encoded by the coding sequence ATGGATTTTTTGAGTTTCAAGACAATTTCTGCTAAAGAAAGTTCCATAATAAAATTAAAATCTTGGATCATAATAGATGCAACCAATCAAATCTTAGGAAGATTATCTACAAAAATTGCTTGTATTATAATGGGAAAACATAAACCTTTTTTTTCTTCTCATATAAATTGTGGAGATCATGTTATCGTTATTAATTCTAATAAAATTAAACTTACTGGAAAAAAATGGAAGGATAAAAAATATATTTATCATACCGGATATCCAGGTGGTAGAAAAATGATTCCCATTCAAAATTTATTAAATAAAGATTCGAGAAATATAATATATAAATCAGTTAAAGGAATGTTGCCTAAAAACCGTTTAGGCCGATTGATATTGAAAAATTTATATGTTTATCCAAAATCTGAACATAAACATAAAGCTCAAAAACCTATTTTATTGAAATAA
- the rpsI gene encoding 30S ribosomal protein S9 — MIHTIGRRKRSLARIYLKIGNGLITVNSKKLNQYFPKYLHKKILYPIEIIKQLSQFDIDVKVFGGGFNGQAEAIRLAISRALCQFDIKNRSKLKYEGLLTRDSREVERKKFGQKKARKKYQFSKR; from the coding sequence ATGATACATACTATAGGAAGAAGAAAAAGATCTCTTGCACGTATCTATTTAAAAATAGGAAACGGATTAATAACTGTTAATTCTAAGAAATTAAATCAATATTTTCCAAAATATCTTCATAAAAAAATACTATACCCTATTGAGATAATCAAACAACTGAGTCAGTTTGATATCGATGTGAAAGTTTTTGGAGGTGGATTTAACGGACAAGCAGAAGCGATTCGGCTCGCAATATCTCGTGCTCTTTGTCAATTTGATATAAAAAATCGAAGTAAACTAAAATATGAAGGATTATTGACACGTGATTCTAGAGAAGTAGAAAGGAAAAAATTTGGTCAAAAAAAAGCTAGAAAAAAGTACCAATTTTCAAAACGTTAG
- a CDS encoding YidC/Oxa1 family insertase periplasmic-domain containing protein, with product MKDKNLDYSSITGLILILFVLIIFTYLNNNTNNSSSKKFNFNRKEFFTKKETFITDERRKNHFYLLENNVLKLKISGLGGGINEVLLKKYRAYDSLLSYHDKNLYLIKDSSFLYKLSFFNQKGLNIDTNALYFQPFSLKKNKISGIQTLIMRAKNPYGEGFLDYIYTIGEKDQYDVGFSIKTNFDFNDPEKKSGFYLNLEHKILSLEKDRDWENSYTQVYYSVSNSNDDLDNSASIKYLSEKKTEDKNIYGANWIAHKQQFFSFIFIPKKILKNVFVKSENFSSGTILKKVQLKTFINIMKNEDFSFRFYFGPLDLNLLKKYQNGFENIIPFGWGFLKWINKYFFLTVFQFLEKTNLNYGVIIILMTVVVKLILSPITYKQYKLSAMMKLIRPEIEKLNHKYKEDVFKKQRAIMELYHNVGINPMSGCVSTLFQIPIFYSLFKFFPTIINLRGKSFLWVEDLTSYDSILKLPFFIPFYGNHVSLLTLLYSLALLVYTRLSNDGRKDFSQNGNNSSIPDMNFLLYLMPIVMLFFINSYASALSLYYFISNIINIGFFFFIKELMLNEKKILIKIQEKKAIKRNYWKNIIKKISNKKYKNTTE from the coding sequence ATGAAGGATAAAAATTTAGATTATAGTTCTATAACAGGATTAATTCTTATATTGTTTGTTCTAATAATTTTTACTTATCTCAACAACAATACTAACAACAGTAGTTCTAAAAAATTTAATTTTAATCGTAAAGAATTTTTTACAAAAAAAGAAACTTTCATCACGGATGAAAGAAGAAAAAATCATTTTTATCTATTAGAAAATAATGTTTTAAAACTTAAAATTTCTGGTTTAGGGGGAGGAATTAATGAAGTACTTTTAAAAAAATATAGAGCATACGATTCTTTATTATCATATCATGATAAAAATCTTTATTTAATAAAGGATTCTAGTTTTTTATACAAATTATCTTTTTTTAATCAAAAAGGATTAAATATTGATACAAATGCATTATATTTTCAACCTTTTTCATTAAAAAAAAATAAGATATCGGGAATACAAACTCTTATTATGAGAGCTAAAAATCCTTATGGAGAAGGATTTTTAGATTATATATATACAATAGGAGAAAAAGATCAGTATGATGTTGGTTTTTCTATTAAAACTAATTTTGATTTTAATGATCCAGAAAAAAAATCTGGATTTTATCTCAATTTAGAACATAAAATTTTATCCTTAGAAAAGGACAGAGATTGGGAAAACTCTTATACTCAAGTATATTATTCTGTTTCTAATTCTAATGATGATTTGGATAATTCTGCTTCTATAAAATATTTATCTGAAAAAAAGACAGAAGATAAAAATATATATGGAGCAAATTGGATAGCTCATAAACAACAATTTTTTTCTTTTATATTTATTCCAAAAAAAATATTAAAAAATGTTTTTGTAAAATCTGAAAATTTTTCTTCAGGGACTATATTAAAAAAAGTTCAGTTGAAAACATTTATAAATATAATGAAGAATGAGGATTTTTCTTTTCGTTTTTATTTTGGTCCTTTGGATTTAAATTTATTAAAAAAATATCAAAATGGATTTGAAAATATTATTCCATTTGGATGGGGTTTTCTCAAATGGATCAATAAATATTTTTTTTTAACAGTTTTTCAATTTTTGGAAAAGACCAATTTAAATTATGGAGTTATTATTATTTTAATGACTGTAGTTGTGAAACTTATATTATCTCCAATTACTTATAAACAATATAAATTAAGTGCCATGATGAAATTGATTCGTCCAGAAATAGAAAAATTAAATCATAAATACAAAGAAGATGTTTTCAAAAAACAAAGAGCTATAATGGAATTATATCATAATGTAGGAATTAATCCAATGTCTGGTTGTGTTTCTACTTTATTTCAGATTCCTATTTTTTATTCTTTATTCAAATTTTTTCCTACTATAATTAATTTGAGAGGTAAATCTTTTTTATGGGTAGAGGATCTTACTTCATATGATTCAATCTTAAAATTACCTTTTTTTATTCCTTTTTACGGAAATCACGTAAGTTTACTAACTTTATTGTATTCTTTAGCATTGTTGGTTTATACAAGACTTAGTAATGATGGAAGAAAAGATTTTTCCCAAAATGGGAATAATTCTTCTATTCCTGATATGAATTTTTTATTATATTTGATGCCTATTGTAATGTTATTTTTCATAAATAGTTATGCATCTGCTTTGTCTTTATATTATTTTATATCTAATATAATCAACATTGGATTTTTCTTTTTTATCAAAGAATTAATGTTAAATGAAAAAAAAATTCTTATAAAAATTCAAGAAAAAAAAGCTATAAAACGTAATTATTGGAAAAACATAATCAAAAAAATATCAAACAAAAAGTATAAAAACACTACGGAATAA